In one Brevibacterium sp. CBA3109 genomic region, the following are encoded:
- a CDS encoding nucleobase:cation symporter-2 family protein produces MSASNQAPRKNRAETTRPEDERLPVGTSFAYGLQHVLTMYGGIIAVPLIIGKAAGLDGGGISVLIASCLFIGGLATILQSFGVPFFGSQLPLVQGVSFAGVATMTSILAGGDGLPEVFGAVLVASVIGLIVAPGFALIVKFFPPVVTGTVITTIGLSLMPVAAGWAMGGNSEAPDYGSARNILIAVGTLAIVLVLSRIPVAMVSRLSILLAIVIGTIVCAIFGWADFSQVLDRGIFAFPEPFAFGMPTFSAAAIVSMFIVIIVTFAETTADIIAVGEIVKTKVDSKRIASGLRADMLSSAVSPIFNSFTQSAFAQNVGLVAITGVKSRFVVTAGGVILVVLGLLPVMGGVVAAVPSPVLGGAGIVLFGTVAASGIRTLSKVEYEGNLNMIIVAVSLAFGIIPVVEPDFYNSFPSWVGIILHSGISSATLMAVLLNLVFNHIGAGGKDRTDRSVFVAGTGRVIRRDELERLINHEALLAEGDTVKDGKIVDCNGEEVPVVTEDQHEKIVEAINKGEAKTPDDVRRVIKETED; encoded by the coding sequence CATCATTCGCATACGGTCTTCAGCACGTACTGACCATGTACGGCGGCATCATCGCCGTCCCCCTTATCATCGGCAAGGCCGCCGGACTCGACGGTGGCGGAATCAGTGTGCTCATTGCCTCCTGCCTGTTCATAGGCGGCCTGGCCACTATTCTGCAGTCGTTCGGCGTTCCGTTCTTCGGCTCACAGCTGCCCCTCGTCCAAGGCGTGTCCTTCGCCGGTGTCGCCACCATGACGTCAATCCTCGCTGGAGGTGACGGGCTTCCGGAGGTCTTCGGCGCAGTCCTTGTCGCCTCGGTGATCGGTCTCATCGTCGCACCAGGTTTCGCGCTCATTGTGAAGTTCTTCCCACCGGTCGTCACAGGCACCGTCATCACGACGATCGGCCTGTCACTCATGCCGGTGGCCGCCGGTTGGGCAATGGGCGGAAACTCCGAGGCGCCCGATTACGGCAGCGCTCGCAACATCCTCATCGCTGTCGGCACCCTCGCGATCGTCCTTGTGCTCAGCCGAATTCCCGTGGCGATGGTTTCCCGTCTCTCGATCCTCTTGGCGATCGTCATCGGGACGATCGTCTGCGCGATCTTCGGCTGGGCCGACTTCTCCCAGGTCCTCGACAGAGGCATCTTCGCGTTCCCGGAGCCTTTCGCCTTCGGCATGCCGACCTTCTCAGCAGCGGCGATCGTCTCGATGTTCATCGTCATCATCGTCACCTTTGCAGAGACCACCGCGGACATCATCGCGGTGGGTGAAATCGTGAAGACCAAGGTGGATTCCAAGCGGATAGCCTCCGGCCTGCGTGCGGACATGCTGTCATCGGCAGTGTCGCCGATCTTCAACTCCTTCACCCAGTCGGCCTTCGCTCAGAACGTCGGACTCGTCGCCATCACCGGGGTGAAGTCCCGTTTCGTCGTCACTGCCGGCGGTGTCATCCTCGTCGTCCTCGGTCTGCTCCCGGTCATGGGCGGAGTCGTCGCCGCGGTTCCCTCCCCTGTGCTCGGCGGGGCGGGGATCGTCTTGTTCGGCACCGTGGCCGCTTCGGGCATCCGCACCCTGTCCAAGGTGGAGTACGAGGGCAACCTCAACATGATCATCGTCGCAGTCTCCCTGGCGTTCGGCATCATCCCGGTTGTCGAGCCCGACTTCTACAACTCCTTCCCGTCGTGGGTCGGCATCATCCTTCACTCGGGGATCTCTTCGGCCACGCTCATGGCCGTACTGCTCAACCTGGTCTTCAACCACATCGGCGCGGGGGGCAAGGACCGCACCGATCGCTCGGTGTTTGTCGCAGGCACCGGTCGAGTCATTCGCAGGGACGAGCTCGAGCGACTCATCAACCATGAAGCGCTGCTTGCCGAGGGCGACACCGTCAAGGACGGGAAGATCGTCGACTGCAATGGTGAGGAAGTTCCAGTCGTCACGGAGGATCAGCACGAGAAGATCGTGGAGGCGATCAACAAGGGCGAGGCAAAGACTCCAGACGACGTGCGTAGAGTGATCAAAGAGACCGAAGACTGA
- a CDS encoding NAD(P)-dependent alcohol dehydrogenase — protein sequence MTFTVKALQKTGADQPFRVGTIERRDPRPDDVVIDIKAAGICHSDIHTIRNEWGEANFPLTVGHEIAGIVEAVGSDVTDWKVGDRVGVGCMVNSCGECEECRAGQEQNCLGGSVGTYNATDVDGTITQGGYSEKVVVNERFVCRIPDALDFDVAAPLLCAGITTYQPLARWGAGETKDGAPKQVAVLGLGGLGHMGVQIAVAMGAEVTVLSRTLNKEKAALELGAKQMLATTDDDFFSSHRGEFDIILNTISADIPVDKYLRLLKPRGVMTVVGLPPENQSLSFGSVIGGAKVLAGSNIGGIAETQEMLDFCAEHDIAAKIETVSIDEADATYDRVVAGDVYFRAVIDTSTFEGAEVSALA from the coding sequence ATGACTTTCACCGTTAAGGCACTGCAGAAGACCGGCGCCGACCAGCCGTTTCGCGTAGGCACCATCGAACGTCGCGATCCGCGCCCCGATGACGTGGTCATCGACATCAAGGCCGCCGGGATCTGCCACAGCGACATCCACACCATCCGAAACGAATGGGGTGAGGCGAACTTCCCCCTGACCGTCGGTCACGAGATCGCCGGCATCGTCGAAGCCGTCGGCAGTGACGTCACGGACTGGAAGGTCGGCGACCGAGTGGGCGTAGGCTGCATGGTGAATTCCTGCGGCGAATGTGAAGAATGCCGCGCCGGACAGGAGCAGAACTGCCTGGGCGGCAGCGTCGGAACCTACAACGCCACCGACGTCGACGGCACCATCACCCAGGGCGGCTATTCCGAGAAGGTCGTCGTCAACGAACGCTTCGTCTGCCGTATCCCCGATGCCCTCGACTTCGACGTCGCGGCGCCACTGCTCTGCGCCGGCATCACCACCTACCAGCCGTTGGCTCGGTGGGGCGCAGGAGAGACCAAGGACGGTGCTCCCAAGCAGGTCGCCGTTCTGGGCCTGGGCGGACTCGGCCACATGGGCGTCCAGATCGCCGTCGCTATGGGCGCCGAGGTCACCGTCCTCTCTCGCACCCTGAATAAGGAGAAGGCCGCGCTCGAGTTGGGTGCGAAGCAGATGCTCGCAACCACCGATGACGACTTCTTCAGCAGCCACCGCGGTGAGTTCGACATCATCCTCAATACGATCAGTGCGGACATCCCCGTCGACAAGTACCTGCGCCTGCTCAAGCCGCGGGGCGTGATGACCGTAGTCGGCCTGCCCCCGGAGAATCAGTCGCTGTCCTTCGGCTCGGTCATCGGCGGCGCCAAGGTGCTCGCGGGATCGAACATCGGCGGCATCGCCGAGACCCAGGAGATGCTCGACTTCTGCGCCGAGCATGACATCGCCGCGAAGATCGAGACCGTGAGCATCGACGAGGCGGATGCGACCTATGACCGTGTTGTCGCCGGAGATGTGTACTTCCGTGCCGTCATCGACACCTCGACATTCGAGGGCGCCGAGGTGTCCGCACTAGCCTGA
- a CDS encoding VanZ family protein, whose protein sequence is MTSRQRRMGDMPLVLLILYTVFIGFITLTPMQLDVSPAGPIGRLLQFFADHQVTSWLTYPLVEKLANVAMFVPFGLLVALHVGRRRWWVGWAVGAAFTCLIEGTQATLLSPTRYATISDLITNTLGAGIGAVLALVLMTLLPPRGGPEEVDRVVR, encoded by the coding sequence ATGACGAGTCGGCAGAGACGGATGGGCGATATGCCGCTGGTGCTGCTGATCCTCTACACCGTCTTCATCGGCTTCATCACCTTGACCCCGATGCAGCTCGACGTCAGCCCTGCGGGGCCGATCGGCAGACTGCTCCAGTTCTTCGCCGATCATCAGGTGACATCATGGCTGACCTATCCGCTCGTTGAGAAGCTGGCGAATGTCGCCATGTTCGTTCCGTTCGGGCTTCTGGTTGCACTGCACGTGGGTCGCAGGCGCTGGTGGGTCGGTTGGGCGGTCGGTGCGGCGTTCACCTGTCTGATCGAGGGAACTCAGGCGACCCTGCTCTCGCCCACTCGCTACGCCACGATCAGCGATCTCATCACGAACACGCTCGGCGCCGGAATCGGTGCCGTCCTCGCGCTGGTTCTCATGACTCTGCTGCCCCCGCGAGGTGGACCGGAGGAGGTCGATCGCGTCGTGCGCTGA
- a CDS encoding LysE family translocator: protein MPTTDALLAFLAAALVIIVIPGPTVLFVVGQSLSHGRRSGLTSVLGGSVGIIPIIVAVAFGVGTIVAQSVVIFTIVKILGAGYLVYLGVQGIRHRKVGNEVPEDPSLALETATDVDSFVPAGRELSYRSMFMQGFVVGISNPKTIIFFVAALPQFVSIEAGHVPLQMIILGLLFQALALFSDGSWAFIAGTARSWFARSPRRMSRIRGIGGGMLIGLGGTLAFASQ from the coding sequence GTGCCGACCACCGATGCCCTTCTCGCCTTTCTCGCCGCAGCCCTCGTCATCATCGTGATTCCCGGGCCGACGGTGCTCTTCGTCGTCGGCCAATCACTCTCCCACGGCAGGCGTTCGGGCCTGACAAGCGTGCTCGGGGGCAGCGTCGGCATCATACCGATCATCGTGGCTGTGGCGTTCGGAGTGGGCACCATCGTCGCCCAATCGGTCGTCATCTTCACGATCGTCAAGATCCTCGGCGCCGGCTACCTCGTGTACTTGGGCGTTCAGGGCATCCGACATCGCAAGGTCGGCAATGAGGTGCCCGAGGACCCATCGCTGGCGCTGGAGACTGCGACCGACGTGGATTCGTTCGTCCCCGCCGGACGTGAGCTCAGCTACCGCTCGATGTTCATGCAGGGCTTCGTCGTCGGCATCTCGAACCCGAAGACCATCATCTTCTTCGTCGCGGCCCTCCCCCAATTCGTCTCGATCGAGGCTGGGCATGTGCCGCTGCAGATGATCATCCTCGGCCTCCTCTTCCAGGCTCTTGCCCTGTTCTCGGACGGGTCGTGGGCCTTCATCGCTGGTACGGCGCGCAGCTGGTTCGCTCGCTCGCCGAGGCGGATGTCGCGTATCCGTGGAATCGGCGGCGGCATGCTCATCGGCTTGGGCGGGACCCTGGCTTTCGCCAGCCAGTAG
- a CDS encoding PhzF family phenazine biosynthesis protein — protein sequence MPHNRAFAQVDVFSSEPYRGNPVAVILDAEGLADEDMARIANWTNLSETTFVLPPSDSRADYRLRIFTPSRELPFAGHPTLGSAAAWLEAGGVPRSEGNVVQECGAGLVNIRRGGQALSFAAPDPIRTGDLDEGFVEQIAAALHIDRTEILDHQWVDNGPGWAAVRLASARQVLDLEPDFSQIPDSKLGVLGSHPDESGHEYEIRAFVPGAGVAEDPVTGSLNASVAQWLIGSGLAPANYTVTQGTALGRAGVISISHENDEVWVGGPTTVCFRGTAFA from the coding sequence TTGCCCCATAACCGAGCATTCGCCCAGGTCGATGTCTTCTCCAGCGAGCCCTACCGCGGCAACCCTGTAGCTGTGATCCTCGATGCCGAGGGACTGGCCGATGAGGACATGGCGCGGATCGCGAATTGGACGAACCTTTCGGAGACCACCTTCGTCCTCCCACCCAGCGACTCACGCGCCGACTACCGCCTGCGAATCTTCACACCCTCCCGCGAACTCCCCTTCGCCGGCCACCCCACCCTCGGCTCGGCGGCCGCATGGCTGGAGGCCGGAGGTGTCCCGCGCAGCGAAGGGAACGTAGTCCAGGAGTGCGGTGCCGGACTCGTCAATATTCGCCGAGGTGGCCAGGCCCTGTCCTTCGCCGCTCCCGACCCGATCCGCACCGGTGATCTCGACGAAGGCTTCGTCGAGCAGATCGCCGCAGCCCTGCACATCGACCGGACTGAGATCCTCGATCATCAATGGGTCGACAACGGACCAGGGTGGGCCGCGGTGAGACTGGCAAGTGCACGGCAGGTCCTCGACCTCGAGCCGGACTTCTCACAGATTCCCGACAGCAAGCTCGGCGTCCTGGGCTCCCACCCGGATGAGAGCGGCCATGAGTATGAGATTCGTGCGTTCGTCCCCGGCGCAGGCGTCGCCGAGGATCCCGTGACGGGCAGCCTCAACGCCTCAGTCGCGCAGTGGCTCATCGGCTCCGGTCTTGCGCCTGCGAATTACACCGTCACGCAGGGCACCGCGCTCGGTCGAGCCGGAGTCATCTCGATCTCCCATGAAAACGATGAGGTCTGGGTCGGCGGGCCCACGACCGTGTGCTTCCGAGGGACGGCGTTCGCATGA
- a CDS encoding HNH endonuclease signature motif containing protein has translation MDQTFYGWVHELSQAEDIAEFTTVLGTTTARAYAQITSAMILVHGLPKFFARCLAGEFTIEHVHATAHACRDVKFENLPLIDDYLADRRADITIETFKKSLGMKIAVVEPLEERVEEASNRRRVDITTTADGTAFLTLAGPAPELQACYLRIAAFARAMRSGNIAAFSDQLEPGTTVDDDRGIDALMFDIFTRTIPQLSIQVTSTDTTTGETSTCDIPLDVPAERPLTPASVINAVSEGITEASADNAGGCGSEADGEVSRAEVVLTMPTHEQWLDSQAKMITTVPFLTLAGSAELPGTFSDGSPIPADTARRVAKHSKSWTRILTDPASGTPVDAKATTYQIPANVRHTLIAKWQACTIPGCTRRAESAEIDHIVPFDHDHPADGGLSRFGNLHPLCKLHHQAKTDRKYSVRMNRSGFLQYVFRHGMSAEVAAGDHPINAAHAKMFDEMQRQAGPTSDPPKTKTRTAGQPWHGDKRLSKECPGPVAANGQAGWVKNTSMLNDRANDNEWIWDSGGPPPF, from the coding sequence TTGGACCAGACCTTCTACGGATGGGTTCACGAACTCTCCCAGGCCGAAGACATCGCGGAGTTCACAACAGTTCTGGGCACGACGACCGCACGAGCATATGCTCAGATAACCTCGGCGATGATTCTCGTGCATGGGTTGCCCAAATTCTTTGCGCGCTGCCTCGCCGGTGAGTTCACGATCGAACACGTCCATGCCACTGCTCATGCCTGCCGGGATGTGAAGTTCGAGAACCTTCCTCTCATCGATGACTACCTTGCAGATCGTCGCGCAGACATCACGATTGAAACCTTCAAGAAGTCTTTGGGCATGAAGATCGCTGTCGTCGAACCTCTCGAAGAACGTGTGGAAGAGGCGAGCAACCGTCGACGCGTCGACATCACGACAACCGCCGATGGAACAGCCTTCCTCACCTTGGCTGGACCAGCTCCCGAACTGCAGGCCTGCTATCTGCGGATTGCGGCATTCGCACGAGCGATGCGTTCTGGGAACATCGCAGCATTCAGTGACCAGCTGGAGCCGGGCACCACGGTTGACGATGACCGTGGAATTGATGCCCTCATGTTCGACATTTTCACGCGAACCATTCCGCAGCTCAGCATTCAGGTCACCTCGACCGATACGACGACGGGGGAGACGTCAACATGCGACATTCCGCTGGATGTGCCCGCTGAGCGGCCGCTGACCCCGGCTTCGGTCATCAATGCTGTCAGCGAAGGTATCACCGAGGCTTCCGCCGACAACGCCGGCGGATGCGGCTCGGAAGCCGACGGAGAGGTAAGCAGAGCGGAAGTCGTTCTCACGATGCCCACTCATGAGCAGTGGCTGGACTCGCAGGCCAAGATGATCACAACGGTCCCCTTTCTCACACTGGCTGGCTCCGCCGAACTTCCTGGAACGTTCTCCGATGGCTCTCCGATCCCAGCAGATACGGCGCGACGAGTCGCCAAGCATTCGAAGTCTTGGACACGGATTCTCACAGATCCGGCAAGCGGCACACCTGTCGACGCCAAGGCTACGACCTACCAGATACCCGCGAATGTCCGTCACACCTTGATTGCGAAATGGCAGGCATGCACGATTCCCGGCTGCACGCGCAGGGCAGAGAGTGCAGAGATCGACCACATCGTGCCCTTCGACCACGATCATCCGGCAGACGGTGGGCTAAGTCGATTCGGCAATCTCCACCCGCTGTGCAAACTGCACCATCAGGCAAAGACAGATCGCAAGTACTCAGTTCGGATGAACCGCTCAGGATTCCTGCAGTACGTCTTCCGACACGGAATGAGCGCCGAGGTGGCGGCCGGGGACCATCCGATAAACGCCGCCCACGCGAAAATGTTCGATGAGATGCAGCGGCAGGCTGGGCCCACATCGGATCCACCGAAAACGAAAACCCGGACAGCGGGCCAGCCGTGGCACGGAGACAAGCGACTATCGAAGGAATGTCCGGGGCCAGTCGCTGCCAATGGTCAGGCCGGGTGGGTGAAGAACACGTCAATGCTCAACGATCGCGCGAACGACAACGAATGGATCTGGGACTCCGGTGGCCCACCGCCTTTCTGA
- a CDS encoding DUF1772 domain-containing protein, which translates to MEPVLAVITTTVIGLMVGVEIAVAFVINPIMLRLPAAASLAARADGGRILGRTMPFWYTGSLILTVTLAVLAWGTPTTTLALIAAGFLALSVVMSVLLLVPINNRSLAWTAEDHPEDWREQFRRWDRLHYVRLAIIIAAFVLITVAATAL; encoded by the coding sequence TTGGAACCCGTTCTCGCCGTCATCACCACGACAGTTATCGGCCTCATGGTCGGAGTCGAAATCGCGGTCGCCTTCGTCATCAACCCGATCATGCTTCGCCTGCCTGCCGCAGCATCTTTGGCCGCTCGCGCTGACGGTGGACGCATCCTCGGACGCACGATGCCCTTCTGGTACACCGGCTCGCTCATCCTCACTGTCACTCTGGCCGTACTCGCCTGGGGCACACCCACCACCACCCTGGCGCTCATTGCCGCGGGGTTCCTCGCCCTCAGCGTGGTCATGTCGGTCCTGCTGCTGGTCCCGATCAACAACCGCTCACTGGCTTGGACGGCGGAGGACCACCCCGAGGACTGGCGTGAGCAGTTCCGGCGCTGGGACAGGCTCCATTACGTCCGTCTGGCGATCATCATCGCTGCGTTCGTGCTCATCACGGTCGCTGCCACGGCGCTCTGA
- a CDS encoding isoprenylcysteine carboxylmethyltransferase family protein encodes MSRSMKMPSRHKRPTTPNKPLRIFHGRMYFALQALAGAAWWLGVITLPTLREATLGSLDPLLVSAIDIPLFVIGSALAALNLRWAVWVAASWTTLVAVCMVIYATVTTEAGLGAVLMVAAAVGSVIAGALMLLGRIPSDRLIVGPFSFHSSRTRVRSQLLVRTSIQLVVFWGVFLVILPAIINSFEQRWNLSVKFPILVLVAGFAILALASVLGVWSARAIANFGSGTPLPAAMANHLVVRGPYAFVRNPMAIAGIVQGAAIGLFIGSWMVIAYAVAGSLLWNWLIRPHEEADLRERFGTEFDDYAARVSCWIPRFSSSDSDDWAAEAETSADETSADEVSASNGNEQDSTNRKE; translated from the coding sequence ATGAGCCGATCAATGAAGATGCCGAGCAGGCACAAAAGGCCCACCACACCGAACAAGCCGCTGCGAATCTTCCACGGCCGAATGTACTTCGCCCTCCAGGCTCTCGCCGGTGCTGCCTGGTGGCTGGGTGTCATCACCCTTCCTACACTGCGCGAGGCCACGCTGGGAAGCCTCGACCCGCTGCTCGTCTCCGCCATCGACATCCCACTCTTCGTCATCGGCTCTGCTCTGGCCGCACTCAACCTTCGCTGGGCCGTCTGGGTGGCCGCTTCCTGGACCACCCTCGTCGCCGTCTGCATGGTCATCTATGCCACCGTCACCACCGAGGCGGGCCTGGGCGCCGTCCTCATGGTGGCGGCCGCAGTGGGCAGCGTCATCGCCGGGGCGCTCATGCTCCTAGGCAGGATCCCGTCCGACCGTCTCATCGTCGGCCCCTTCTCCTTCCACAGCTCTCGCACGCGCGTCAGGTCGCAACTCCTGGTCAGGACCTCGATCCAGCTTGTGGTCTTCTGGGGCGTATTCCTCGTGATCCTGCCCGCGATCATCAATTCCTTCGAGCAGCGTTGGAATCTGTCGGTGAAGTTCCCGATCCTCGTGCTCGTGGCCGGCTTCGCCATTCTCGCCCTGGCAAGTGTCCTGGGCGTGTGGTCGGCACGGGCAATCGCGAACTTCGGTTCCGGCACTCCGCTGCCTGCCGCGATGGCCAACCACCTCGTCGTGCGGGGCCCCTATGCCTTCGTCCGCAATCCCATGGCTATCGCCGGCATCGTCCAAGGCGCAGCGATCGGCCTGTTCATCGGCTCCTGGATGGTCATCGCCTACGCCGTCGCCGGTTCACTGCTGTGGAACTGGCTGATCCGTCCGCACGAGGAGGCCGATCTGAGGGAGCGCTTCGGCACCGAGTTCGATGACTACGCCGCGCGAGTGTCCTGCTGGATTCCGCGCTTCTCCTCATCGGACAGCGACGATTGGGCCGCTGAAGCTGAGACCAGCGCCGATGAGACCAGCGCCGACGAAGTCAGCGCCAGCAACGGCAACGAGCAGGACTCGACCAACCGCAAGGAGTAA
- a CDS encoding TetR/AcrR family transcriptional regulator, whose translation MIGQQAQESRNAARRRSILAAARERADRAGWAAVTTRHLAEAIGFSQPVLYGHFPGGKSEIMLAVALEGFVDLAQRCRSAASSATGTRAVAAVAHSYLDFAAAHPAVYEAMFRQPISARFAEEDNESELRDAFDALADVIGDPISTEVFWGALHGLGLLERAGRMRLEDREKRVDELSVRFAS comes from the coding sequence ATGATCGGTCAGCAGGCGCAGGAGTCGCGCAATGCCGCGAGGCGTCGGAGCATTCTCGCGGCAGCTCGCGAGCGGGCGGACAGGGCGGGGTGGGCTGCGGTGACCACCCGTCACCTTGCCGAGGCCATCGGCTTCTCCCAGCCGGTGCTCTACGGGCATTTTCCCGGCGGCAAGTCGGAGATCATGCTGGCCGTCGCGCTGGAAGGATTCGTCGACTTGGCACAGCGGTGCCGATCCGCAGCCAGTTCAGCGACGGGAACCCGAGCCGTGGCGGCTGTGGCGCACTCCTACCTCGATTTCGCCGCTGCGCACCCGGCGGTCTATGAGGCGATGTTCAGGCAGCCGATCAGTGCTCGCTTCGCCGAGGAGGACAACGAATCCGAACTGCGCGATGCCTTCGATGCCCTCGCGGATGTCATCGGTGACCCCATCAGCACCGAGGTGTTCTGGGGTGCACTGCACGGACTGGGCCTGCTCGAGCGGGCCGGTCGCATGCGCCTCGAGGACAGGGAGAAGCGGGTCGACGAGCTGAGTGTCCGATTTGCGAGCTGA
- a CDS encoding HAD family hydrolase yields the protein MNSSPKYAAVLFDCDGVLVDSERLTNTVLWEMLNELGWQISREECVSRFVGKMLRDEADVIEEQSGFRIDAQWLSEFRGRRNDALEASLEAIPGVAEAVRALDTAYPGRLACASSADRSKINLQLQKIGLLDAFDGRIFSGMELPQSKPAPDVYLAAANALGVDPVKTAVIEDSPTGVTAGVAAGAHVLGFCPDSPVHQRPEALEGVGAHEIFTAMDQLPGLLLH from the coding sequence ATGAATTCGAGTCCGAAGTATGCTGCTGTGCTGTTCGACTGTGACGGAGTGCTCGTCGACTCTGAGCGTCTCACGAACACGGTTCTGTGGGAGATGCTCAATGAGCTGGGGTGGCAGATCTCGCGGGAGGAATGTGTGTCCCGGTTCGTCGGGAAGATGCTCCGCGACGAGGCGGACGTCATCGAGGAGCAGTCCGGCTTCCGTATCGACGCGCAGTGGCTGAGTGAGTTCCGTGGGCGTCGCAACGATGCTCTCGAGGCTTCCTTGGAAGCAATCCCGGGCGTCGCCGAGGCGGTCCGCGCCCTTGACACCGCCTACCCGGGCCGGCTCGCGTGCGCCTCGAGCGCTGACCGTTCCAAGATCAACCTGCAGCTGCAGAAAATCGGGCTCCTCGACGCCTTCGACGGCCGGATCTTCTCAGGAATGGAGCTGCCTCAGTCGAAGCCGGCTCCGGACGTGTATCTGGCGGCCGCCAACGCTCTCGGCGTCGATCCTGTCAAGACAGCTGTGATCGAGGATTCCCCGACCGGCGTGACAGCGGGCGTTGCTGCGGGCGCTCACGTGCTCGGTTTCTGCCCCGATTCGCCGGTCCACCAGCGACCTGAGGCGCTCGAAGGTGTGGGAGCCCATGAGATCTTCACCGCGATGGATCAGTTGCCTGGACTGCTCTTACACTGA
- a CDS encoding M50 family metallopeptidase, producing MDLKQGVSTWWEAITSGFGRQDGLEPDVVQLLLVIGIPLLVTLTPGIWRFFGMFVTFVHELGHAFAALMTGRVVKGISLNFDHSGQMNSFGKVGFSATWSGFWGYPAPGVLGLVLITSATQGWAPLALSIGALILLVALIFIRNLAGAMIAVFTAVAAQLVVVFLPIEWISVFVAGMGTALVIGSLKDLVKVVRVHTRRRHIQQSDAYILAQGSSLPAGVWLSLFALVIIVCALASTYILYSASTVSIG from the coding sequence ATGGATCTGAAGCAGGGTGTATCGACCTGGTGGGAAGCCATCACGTCCGGGTTCGGGCGTCAGGACGGTTTGGAACCCGATGTCGTGCAGCTGCTCCTCGTCATCGGCATTCCTCTTCTCGTCACACTGACGCCAGGGATCTGGCGATTCTTCGGCATGTTCGTCACCTTCGTGCATGAACTCGGCCACGCTTTCGCCGCGCTGATGACGGGGCGAGTCGTCAAGGGGATATCGCTGAATTTCGACCATTCCGGCCAGATGAACTCCTTCGGCAAAGTCGGCTTCTCCGCGACGTGGTCGGGTTTCTGGGGATATCCGGCGCCGGGCGTCCTCGGATTGGTCCTCATCACCTCGGCGACTCAGGGGTGGGCTCCACTGGCGTTGTCGATCGGTGCGCTCATTCTGCTGGTTGCGCTCATATTCATCCGGAACCTTGCTGGTGCCATGATCGCAGTGTTCACGGCCGTAGCCGCGCAGCTCGTCGTCGTGTTCCTGCCCATCGAATGGATCTCGGTGTTCGTCGCCGGCATGGGAACGGCCCTGGTCATCGGCTCGCTCAAGGACCTGGTCAAGGTCGTCCGCGTCCATACCCGCAGGCGCCACATCCAACAGTCGGACGCCTACATCCTCGCCCAGGGTTCCAGCCTGCCCGCGGGGGTCTGGCTGAGTCTGTTCGCACTGGTCATCATCGTCTGCGCGCTCGCCTCCACATACATCCTGTACTCAGCATCCACGGTGTCGATCGGCTGA